The Vitis vinifera cultivar Pinot Noir 40024 chromosome 7, ASM3070453v1 genomic interval TACGATCTGGTCTATCCGCGGCAGagggaaactgtcttttgggcacgcattgttgagattggtgtaattgACACACACCCgtcattttccttcctttttggggaccactactacatttgccaaccaatctGGATACTCCACTTCTCTAATAAATATGGCTTCCAacaatttgtcaatctcatcTCGGATAATTTTTTGTCTGTCTGGGTGAAAACGCCTAACCTTCTGCAGGACAGGTCTTGCGAACGACATGACGTTAAGCTTATGGGAGGCGATTGAGGGGTGGATTCGCTTCATGTCAGAATGCACCCATGCAAAGATGTCGTGACTTTGTCGGAGGGTGTCTTGGATGTCTCGTGTCTCCTCGGGTGTCAAGAGGGAGCTGATATGTGTGAGGTGAGTGCTTTCTTCTGAGATCTGGATTGTTCGTAAGGGGTCCGttgccgggggatctttgtccgtcAGATTcagtaattgctattggtcagaTGCGTTGAAGGGTTCGGGGAGGGGCTCACCCTTTTTGCTGGACCCAACCTCTTGCGCTATCTGATAGCACTAACGAGCGGCCAACTGACTGCCGTATAGATCGATTTGCCCACTTCAGTGAGAAAGCTTACCATTTGATGGTACGTAGAAGGGATGAATTTCATATAGTGCAGCCACGTGCGCCCCAAGATAGCATTGAAGGGGGACAAATCTTGTACCACCAAAAATTGCAcattgagagtgactgggccctACTTGGACCGGCAGCACAATGTCTCCCAGGGAGGTAGTTGCCGCTCCattgaatccggacaagatcCGCCCAGGATTTTCAAGGCCAGATAGCTCGCGTCCCATCTGACTAACTACTGACACCTGTAAAAGATCGGTCGAACTGCCTGGGTCGACTAGGATACATCTCATATCAAAGTTTCTCATCCCTAAGGATAGAATGAGGGCGTCACGATGTGGTTGTAGTATTCGTGTGGGATCTACTGGGGGGAAAacgattgtcccatctatgggtcGGGGGCCCCCGCCAGTTATCTCGGGTCGGATGGAATTGACGCGCTCACGGACCAATGCTGCTCGCAACAACCTCTACCTCTTTCGTTTGGAGTTGTACTCCTCATCCAGTTGTCCTCCGTAGATGTAATTAATGATGGCTTTGGGGGTGACTAGGGTCCTAGAGTCGCGGTTTCGGGGAATATCTCCAACTCTGGCTtctgagcggaggtattgcttcaaatgGTCTGCTTTTATGAGCCTTTCTACCAAATAATGGAGGCTCCTGCATCGCTCTATAGTGTGACCATGTTCTTTATGGTAAGCACACTTCTTACTATGGTCTCTCTTGGATGGGTCCGTTCTGATGGGTCCGAGCCACCTGAAGTCAGATAGGTCTTGGATCATAGGGAGGAGCTTTTCATACGATATGGAAAGGGGCGTGAGTGGTGGCAGTTCTGGACGACTTTGCTCCTCCTGCCTTCGACCAGACGGCCTTGGCCGATCCGGAAGTTTGGAACTCCTTTCCGCGTCGCTTCTAGAAGTCTGTCCGGCAACCAAAATTTGTTGGGTGGCCGCACACACATCATCTTCCAGCATTGAGTATTTGCTCGTGCGCCGGAACAAGTCATCCATTGTTGTGGGAGGCTTTTTAACGAGTGATTCAAAGAATGGAGTGCCTGGGCATATGCTTCGTTTGAAGATTTGGAGGACAACATTCATGTTGTAAGCCTCCACTTGTAACACAACCTGACCAAACCGTTTCACGAATTCTCTTAAAGACTCATTctcctgcatttttatgttttgtaggGTGCTGATGTTCTGTTTATGCCGagcggagcacaagtattgCCCCACAAAAGCTTTTGATAGGTCCTTGAAGTTATCAACAGAGTTCGGGGGTAATTGGTGAAACCATGAGAGAGCCTGaccttgtaggctggcggggAACACCTTGCATAGCAACGCGTCGTTTCCTATGTTGAGagtcatgagctgtcgataatgcatgatatggtcgaaGGGGTCGTTAGACCCATCATATGCGGAAAATTTTGgcacgaggaatccccttggggggtCATAATGGATAATATGCGAGcaaaaaggcgtggagagcatgtcatccagtcTTTCGCTAATGAAGCTAGAGGGTGGTTCATTTGAAGAGTTCATTATGGCTTGTCGTACCACTTGATGTGGGGGTTGTTCTAAACAATGGGTACGACCGAGGGGTCAGGGTACGTTTCCCAGGTTGTGGCCACTGGCAGCCTTGTCTTTCCAGGCTcctgtgggcctagtcttgcgcgcatcgCGTCCGACAACTGGGGTCTTTTATCGCGTTGTCTCTTTGATGAGAGACGAGTAGAGTTTGAGCTTTCATCTTGGGGAGCTTAGTACATGGGCGTGGGTCGTTCCTGAGATCGATTATTGCGCACATCAGGGATGACTCCCGCAGTCCCGAAATATATCGATTCTGGATCAGGCCTCAAGTTTGCCCCCTGGCCTCTTGAGCGTTGGTCACGAGAAGGCCCCGATGGCGAAGCCTGGATACGTAACACAACGTTTTCTTCTCTCAGTCTGGTTGTTTCCTAGAAAAGAGCCTGCATTTGTCGCTTGCTCTCCAACTGTCGCATTTCCATGGTTTCACGCCATTCGAAATAGCCTTCGTCTCCTTTAGCCGATAAGTGGCTCCTGGAAGGTGTGGACATCTTGGCTGTTGACGGAGCAAGggttcccacagacggcgccaatgttgatgcCTTGCGTCCCAGGGACCCTCGCGGCTGCCAAATGGACGCTTGCTTTCAACCGAGGATGGTTCCTACCTCAGCCAACCCTGGAAAAGATGTTCGAACaggatgtccggacacaccctccgatggttttgttagccattgCTCAAGGGATCAATTTGCTACCCTTTTTTCTGAGTGGAATAACTTACTTTCCTTTTTTCGTGAAGGTCCTTTTATAGTGTCAGAAGTTCTGCCCCCCTTTAATGGTGGGACgactttttggcttgtcatgatagCCCTGAGGTGATGGCAGAATCATCATCATTCTGCAGGCGGCTGTCAGAAATTGTGGAAGATGACTTGTCATCATTCCTGTCTTTTCGCTTTGCAGGCGACAAAATGTGGGTTGTGACAAGCTGTCTGAGGTGACTCAGCATGGCATGCGTTTTACGGCCAATGGTCCGGACAACGTATCCGGATAAGGGAGAGCACCGTCCGGGTAAAGGATTTGAGAGTGCCTGGGGGGACCCGGATTGAGAGCTGGCGTGCCACGTGTCGCATGGGGGAATGCTACGCGGGGTTGCCACGTGGACGTTTGGGGGGTTCCCTACAATAGGGAGAAGATGATGCATAAGGACAAGAAGATGGTCATCAACACATTCCATTCTATCTGATGTTGTCATAAGGGAATTAAGGAATAacctaaaaaaaacaattgtcgGTCCACTTAACAACCATGTGAAAACGAATGGGAGACAAAAGTAGACCATATAAGTTATATTACGATATTGACTTCTTATAATGGAATAAGTTGTTAGGGAACCTCAAATCAATAAAAGAACACAAATTAAAGACTTGGATATTGAAAATGTCTCAATTTAGATAAGGGAAGATGACTAATTGACAAGGGTCATCAAGGCATTGCATGCAATAGGATAATACCTAGGAATTAAAGTTGAGGTCAAATATGACCGcttcatttttcttccttttttttttatttagtgaagGGCTTTCTCTATTTTGTTTGGAATAGCACCCTTTGAGGACTACTATTTGCTAAAGACCTTATCTAATTTCTTCGAAAGGAATTGTGACTTTGTGAACACCAAAATAATTAACACCTTACATTAAGATCTTCTTGGAAAATAATTCATACCTTATGGAGCTTTCAAGAAAGTAGAGTGTAGATCCTATTCATGTCCCTTTGTTGCAAGGGACATTTACTCATTTTTATTGGCTCTTAAATTGCTAGAGGCTCCTTAGATCCGCTTCTCTTCCAACTTCGACTCCTCAAGGGTAGCATTCATGGCCATCATCACtggtttctcttgatttttctttgttcttggtATTGTTTAATAGATGTTGATTGTTGTTCCTCCCCATCCAAGAATCTCCTTATGCTCTAA includes:
- the LOC104879784 gene encoding uncharacterized protein LOC104879784 — encoded protein: MNSSNEPPSSFISERLDDMLSTPFCSHIIHYDPPRGFLVPKFSAYDGSNDPFDHIMHYRQLMTLNIGNDALLCKVFPASLQGQALSWFHQLPPNSVDNFKDLSKAFVGQYLCSARHKQNISTLQNIKMQENESLREFVKRFGQVVLQVEAYNMNVVLQIFKRSICPGTPFFESLVKKPPTTMDDLFRRTSKYSMLEDDVCAATQQILVAGQTSRSDAERSSKLPDRPRPSGRRQEEQSRPELPPLTPLSISYEKLLPMIQDLSDFRWLGPIRTDPSKRDHSKKCAYHKEHGHTIERCRSLHYLVERLIKADHLKQYLRSEARVGDIPRNRDSRTLVTPKAIINYIYGGQLDEEYNSKRKR